The following are encoded together in the Dickeya lacustris genome:
- a CDS encoding MFS transporter: MPVSLLTPIAHELAMSQGQAGQAISVSGFFAVITSLLNTPITGHLDRKKVLLGFTFLLTLSGAMVTFSTNSMMFMAGRALLGVAIGGFWSMSTATVMRLVPTHAVAKGLALINGGNALAATIAAPLGSFLGQYIGWRGAFFIVVPLAVISVIWQWRAIPSLPGNKNRQASANPLQLLRIPSVAFGMSAILFFFMGQFAVLTYLRPFLEDITHLSVTQLSFVLLLVGGGGLIGTWLIGNLLQHHLFFYLVVIPLTMALLAGILIAVGASFLATSVLLTFWGLVSTPAPVAWGLWLSQSLPDDAEAGGGLMVAVIQGAITLGAAFGGVIFDKVGGSGPLVLGLILLLIAAYLASVTQKTVTRAAPLLG; encoded by the coding sequence ATGCCCGTCAGTCTTTTGACACCGATTGCGCACGAACTGGCGATGAGTCAAGGCCAGGCGGGGCAGGCTATTTCCGTCTCGGGTTTTTTCGCCGTGATAACGAGCTTGCTTAATACGCCCATCACAGGCCATCTGGATCGTAAAAAAGTCTTGCTTGGTTTTACGTTTTTATTAACCCTATCCGGGGCGATGGTGACATTTTCAACCAATAGCATGATGTTTATGGCGGGGCGCGCGTTATTAGGCGTCGCAATCGGCGGCTTTTGGTCAATGTCTACCGCAACAGTGATGCGTCTTGTGCCAACCCATGCGGTTGCAAAGGGGTTGGCGTTAATCAACGGCGGTAATGCGCTGGCTGCAACCATTGCCGCACCGCTGGGTAGTTTTTTAGGCCAGTATATCGGCTGGCGAGGGGCTTTTTTTATTGTTGTGCCTCTGGCTGTTATTTCTGTGATATGGCAATGGCGTGCTATTCCTTCGTTGCCGGGAAATAAAAACAGACAGGCATCGGCTAATCCATTGCAACTGTTGCGTATACCCTCAGTGGCATTTGGCATGAGCGCGATTCTTTTTTTCTTTATGGGGCAGTTTGCGGTATTGACTTATTTACGGCCTTTTCTCGAAGATATAACTCATCTGTCAGTGACGCAATTATCATTCGTACTACTGCTGGTGGGTGGCGGTGGACTTATTGGTACCTGGCTTATCGGTAATTTATTGCAACATCACCTGTTTTTTTATTTGGTTGTCATCCCCTTAACGATGGCGTTACTTGCCGGAATATTGATAGCTGTGGGTGCATCGTTTTTAGCCACCAGCGTATTACTGACTTTCTGGGGCCTGGTTTCAACGCCTGCCCCCGTTGCATGGGGATTATGGTTAAGTCAATCGTTACCGGATGATGCGGAAGCCGGCGGGGGATTGATGGTTGCGGTGATACAAGGGGCGATAACATTGGGCGCGGCATTCGGCGGCGTTATTTTTGATAAGGTTGGTGGCAGTGGCCCATTGGTATTAGGCCTGATTTTGTTA